The following coding sequences lie in one Apium graveolens cultivar Ventura chromosome 3, ASM990537v1, whole genome shotgun sequence genomic window:
- the LOC141714466 gene encoding uncharacterized protein LOC141714466, translated as MATALDMLFNLKEPFGDRNRAATQVAMKALMNTQMTEETPIRGYILKMLSHLNEIEILGDELDGETQIDIVLMSLPKSFEQFHLNYNMNKRLYSLTELLTELQETEGLFKKRVQVNMAEKGSSSKSKGKKKKKKKKAANAVGFQGGVKKT; from the coding sequence atggccacagctttggatatgctctttaatcttaAGGAACCTTTTGGAGATCGGAATAGGGCTGCTAcgcaagtagccatgaaggctttaatgaacactcagatgacTGAAGAAACGCCTATAAGGGGTTATATTCTCAAGATGttgtctcatctgaatgagatagagatccttggtgaTGAACTTGACGGagaaacccagattgacattgtCCTTATGAGCTTGCctaagagttttgagcagtttcacttgaattacaacatgaacaagaggttGTATAGTCTCACAGAACTTCTGACAGAACTTCAGGAGACTGAAGGATTATTTAAGAAGAGAGTTCAAGTGAAtatggctgagaaaggttcttcctctaaatcAAAAggtaagaagaagaagaagaagaagaaagctGCGAATGCAGTGGGATTTCAAGGTGGTGTGAAAAAAACCTAA